The Shewanella sp. KX20019 genome window below encodes:
- a CDS encoding DUF4826 family protein, translated as MAEQEVEQAQDQEALRQEWIRTQFQKANKFLAEKGILPSKVHADESRYLAPFVAIWKMESKKPSKQTFWVMSGDLPSDYVDVNVAATARDAIRHFSMIWQMKAENIKRSSLVKDPAQAKFAELLISRAEGLYNMQADDKIWGPVA; from the coding sequence ATGGCTGAACAAGAAGTCGAACAAGCTCAAGACCAAGAAGCGTTAAGACAAGAGTGGATCAGAACTCAGTTTCAAAAAGCAAACAAGTTTCTCGCTGAAAAAGGGATTTTGCCAAGTAAAGTTCATGCTGATGAAAGCCGTTATTTAGCGCCGTTTGTTGCCATTTGGAAAATGGAATCTAAAAAGCCATCTAAGCAAACATTTTGGGTGATGTCCGGTGACCTGCCTTCTGATTACGTTGATGTTAACGTTGCGGCTACCGCTAGAGATGCAATTCGCCATTTTTCTATGATTTGGCAAATGAAAGCGGAGAATATCAAGCGCTCAAGCTTGGTCAAAGACCCTGCGCAAGCGAAGTTTGCCGAGCTACTGATCTCACGAGCGGAAGGGCTCTATAACATGCAGGCCGATGATAAAATCTGGGGACCTGTTGCTTAA
- a CDS encoding Leu/Phe/Val dehydrogenase, which translates to MAVFNHISFDDHEQVVFCQDKESGLKAIIAIHNTNLGPAVGGCRMWNYESDDEAITDVLRLSRGMTYKNALAGLTMGGGKSVIIADPKVKDREALFRAFGRCIDTLGGKYYSAEDVGVSTADIMIAHQETPYMAGLEGKSGDPSPYTALGTFLGIKAAVKHQRGLDSLKGLKISVQGVGHVGYYLCRHLHEAGAELIVTDIHQESLDKVATEFGATVVAPQDIYHQDVDVYAPCALGATINDITIPMLKATIIAGCANNQLAEVRHGELLKEQNILYAPDYVINAGGIINVSFEKDYDASAATAKVEEIYNTLITIFKQSDEQNRTTGDVADEMAREIINAAK; encoded by the coding sequence GTGGCAGTATTCAATCACATCTCTTTTGACGACCATGAACAAGTCGTTTTTTGTCAGGATAAAGAAAGCGGCCTTAAAGCCATTATTGCAATTCATAACACCAACTTAGGCCCCGCTGTAGGCGGTTGTAGAATGTGGAATTATGAATCTGACGATGAAGCGATAACCGACGTACTTCGTCTGTCTCGTGGAATGACCTACAAAAATGCATTAGCTGGCCTGACCATGGGTGGCGGCAAGTCAGTTATTATTGCAGATCCCAAAGTAAAAGATCGTGAAGCCCTCTTTAGAGCCTTCGGCCGTTGTATTGATACCTTAGGTGGAAAGTACTATTCAGCTGAAGATGTCGGTGTTTCAACAGCCGATATTATGATCGCGCATCAAGAGACGCCTTATATGGCGGGTTTAGAGGGCAAGAGTGGCGATCCGTCGCCATACACTGCACTTGGTACTTTCTTGGGTATTAAAGCTGCTGTGAAGCATCAGCGTGGCTTAGACAGCCTTAAAGGACTTAAGATCTCAGTTCAAGGCGTTGGTCATGTTGGTTACTACTTATGTCGTCACCTGCACGAAGCAGGCGCAGAGCTTATCGTTACCGACATACATCAAGAGTCGCTGGACAAAGTGGCAACTGAATTTGGCGCTACGGTTGTGGCACCGCAAGATATCTATCATCAAGATGTTGATGTCTACGCCCCCTGTGCACTGGGGGCAACAATCAATGACATCACTATTCCGATGCTAAAAGCGACTATCATTGCAGGTTGTGCCAATAACCAGCTTGCTGAAGTGCGTCATGGTGAGTTGTTAAAGGAGCAAAACATACTTTATGCGCCAGATTATGTGATTAACGCCGGTGGTATTATTAATGTCTCTTTTGAAAAAGACTATGATGCCAGCGCAGCGACTGCCAAGGTGGAAGAGATCTACAACACGCTTATCACCATTTTCAAACAGTCTGATGAACAAAATCGTACAACCGGTGATGTGGCTGATGAAATGGCACGTGAGATAATTAACGCTGCTAAGTAA
- a CDS encoding PliI family lysozyme inhibitor of I-type lysozyme, translated as MYRTLLIVAVIAVLTACSVNINKSKPPIAPAVKQTSSSEGFIQSILLANGSTIIVEEGRLEPRSIGSISVKLYRDLYVGDFIAAVNFARDGTVVKAVLIENGLDKQKLSITTATAGSGNYQASQLICVTSNNITLC; from the coding sequence ATGTATCGAACCCTACTCATCGTGGCTGTAATTGCTGTATTAACTGCTTGTTCTGTCAATATCAATAAATCTAAGCCGCCAATAGCACCAGCAGTTAAACAAACAAGCTCTAGTGAAGGGTTTATTCAATCTATTTTACTTGCGAATGGCTCAACCATAATCGTTGAAGAGGGGCGCTTAGAGCCTCGCTCTATTGGCAGTATCAGTGTTAAGTTGTATAGAGATCTGTATGTGGGGGACTTTATTGCTGCGGTTAATTTTGCTCGTGACGGAACAGTTGTTAAAGCGGTATTGATTGAAAATGGTTTAGATAAACAAAAGCTATCAATTACAACGGCAACTGCAGGCAGCGGAAATTATCAAGCAAGTCAGCTCATTTGTGTTACATCTAATAATATCACGTTATGTTGA
- a CDS encoding MarR family winged helix-turn-helix transcriptional regulator — MNRFESLGYLVSHLNVDLQNALDQKLKRYDLDIKLWPVLFSLWQEEGVTQTELSKRCDVANYTMTRLLDQLQQQQLITRQQDVDNRRAFNIYLTNNGKALEQDLIREAERVNETFLDHLDFDERTTFLALINKINQFTG, encoded by the coding sequence TTGAATCGGTTCGAAAGTTTAGGTTACCTGGTCTCCCATCTAAATGTAGACCTACAAAATGCGTTAGATCAAAAGCTTAAACGCTATGATCTGGACATAAAGCTCTGGCCAGTGCTGTTTTCACTTTGGCAGGAAGAGGGTGTGACACAAACTGAACTTTCCAAACGTTGTGATGTGGCTAATTACACCATGACTAGGTTACTCGATCAGCTTCAGCAGCAGCAATTAATCACTCGTCAGCAAGATGTCGACAATCGTCGAGCCTTCAATATCTATTTGACTAATAATGGTAAAGCATTGGAGCAAGATCTTATTCGTGAAGCTGAGCGAGTCAATGAAACCTTTTTAGATCACTTAGATTTTGACGAACGAACGACATTCTTAGCGCTGATTAATAAAATAAATCAGTTTACAGGTTGA
- a CDS encoding DUF1285 domain-containing protein, whose translation MTSKISNASDAITSLKAGAPLCADKAIFEIIDNGDWFYQDGKLPLKFSKLFASILNKIDDEYFLITPVEKLKVDVANQALIIVDYDADEQGGFELLSSIDTRHSISSLEAFIVSDDNITLTVERGVIARLNRACFYRFINEFIA comes from the coding sequence ATGACATCAAAGATATCGAATGCGTCTGATGCGATTACATCTTTAAAAGCGGGCGCTCCCTTGTGTGCTGATAAAGCGATTTTTGAGATCATTGATAACGGTGACTGGTTTTATCAGGATGGAAAATTACCGCTCAAGTTTAGTAAGCTATTTGCCAGTATTTTGAATAAAATTGATGATGAGTACTTTCTCATCACGCCGGTAGAAAAGTTAAAAGTCGATGTTGCTAACCAAGCATTGATCATTGTGGATTATGATGCTGATGAACAGGGTGGTTTTGAGTTGCTGTCGAGTATTGATACGCGCCACAGCATTTCGTCACTTGAGGCATTCATTGTCAGTGACGATAACATCACGTTGACCGTAGAAAGAGGTGTTATCGCGCGGCTCAATAGAGCCTGTTTTTATCGCTTTATCAATGAGTTTATCGCTTAA
- the ydiJ gene encoding D-2-hydroxyglutarate dehydrogenase YdiJ, whose amino-acid sequence MLPKLSHQQTLEPTYLSFLTTLEEGVFSGDIDTRYSARLAQATDNSVYQFLPQAVIYPKTAEDVQIALILANQAEFTKVAFSARGGGTGTNGQSLTHGIIVDMSRYMNQVLEVNAAEGWVKVQAGVVKDALNDALRPHGFFFSPDLSTSNRATLGGMINTDASGAGSLVYGKTSDHVLGLTSVLFDGSELHTKPVTLAELDDVTAVTDNVLGQQLLTTVANMCKGNREQIEQQFPKLNRFLTGYDLKNVWDDTLDNFDLSRILTGSEGTLAVVTAAKLNITPLPTCRMMVNIKYDSFISALRHAPDLVKTNATVVETVDSKVLNLAKEDIIWHSVSSLIADVTGHEIDGLNMVEFAGEQADVEARLAKLEAMLISQIGDNEAGLLGYQVTSDIASINTIYAMRKKAVGLLGAAKGTRKPLAFAEDTAVPPEKLADFIIEFRALLDSHQLQYGMFGHVDAGVLHVRPALDMCDVEDEKLLRTISDQVADLTLKYGGLMWGEHGKGVRGEYGPAVFGEHLYGLLEEVKGLFDPHNKLNPGKLVAPKNSGPMIYNVDSVKRGSFDRQIPIQTRNAFPDVMNCNGNGLCFNYSAYSPMCPSFKVTGDRVQSPKGRAGLMREWLRLLEAEGIDVNELARAKPLGWLQRAQNSLKIDKEYDYSHEVMESLKGCLACKACSSQCPVKVDVPKFRAQFFDIYYQRYLRPAKDYLVAGIEDSLPLMATAPKLVNAVSQNSLSKWVIKKSLGYVDAPALSVPTLKQRLEGHPSRGYDLAALQQIPISERSEYVLVVQDPFNSFYEAGTVLHFIQLIEKLGLKPVLLPFKPNGKPIHIKGFLDKFARTAKSTADFLNEVAKLNMPMVGIDPALVLCYRDEYAEVLGGARGQFHVQLSNEWLLDVLKTEPRLTQGEHGAQDSELGHPEFTWFSHCTESTTKPNTANEWQGIFEYFGAKLNTVSLGCCGMAGTYGHEAENLERSKSLYAMSWEQTLSELPQSQILVSGYSCRSQVKRFGGFKPKHPIEALLNLL is encoded by the coding sequence ATGTTACCGAAATTATCGCATCAACAAACGCTTGAACCCACATACCTTTCTTTTTTAACGACGTTAGAAGAGGGAGTGTTCTCGGGCGACATTGATACACGCTATAGTGCGCGTTTAGCCCAAGCGACCGATAACTCGGTATATCAGTTTTTGCCACAAGCGGTTATTTATCCTAAAACGGCTGAAGATGTGCAGATAGCGTTAATACTTGCCAATCAAGCAGAGTTTACCAAGGTGGCGTTTAGTGCGAGAGGCGGCGGTACTGGCACTAACGGTCAGTCATTAACCCATGGCATTATTGTCGATATGTCGCGTTATATGAATCAAGTTTTAGAGGTGAATGCGGCCGAAGGATGGGTAAAAGTACAAGCTGGCGTCGTAAAGGATGCACTCAATGATGCATTGCGTCCCCATGGTTTCTTCTTTAGCCCTGATCTGTCAACGTCCAATCGCGCCACGTTAGGCGGCATGATCAATACCGATGCGTCTGGCGCAGGATCACTGGTCTACGGTAAAACCTCTGATCATGTACTTGGGCTAACGAGTGTTTTGTTTGACGGTAGCGAGTTGCATACTAAGCCTGTCACTCTTGCAGAACTAGACGATGTTACAGCGGTTACCGATAACGTATTAGGTCAACAGTTACTCACAACAGTCGCCAATATGTGTAAAGGTAACCGTGAGCAGATTGAGCAACAATTTCCAAAGTTGAACCGATTCTTGACCGGTTACGATCTTAAGAATGTCTGGGATGACACGTTAGATAATTTCGATCTGTCACGAATTTTGACGGGCTCTGAGGGTACGCTGGCGGTGGTCACCGCAGCCAAATTGAATATTACCCCGCTACCGACGTGCCGAATGATGGTTAACATCAAATATGATTCATTTATATCGGCGTTGCGCCATGCTCCCGATCTCGTTAAAACCAATGCAACAGTAGTGGAAACAGTAGACTCAAAAGTGCTTAACCTCGCCAAAGAGGATATTATTTGGCATTCGGTGTCATCACTGATTGCCGACGTCACAGGTCATGAAATAGACGGTTTAAATATGGTCGAATTCGCTGGTGAGCAAGCGGATGTTGAAGCAAGATTAGCAAAGCTTGAAGCGATGTTAATCTCGCAAATTGGCGATAATGAAGCCGGACTTTTGGGTTATCAGGTCACATCTGATATAGCCAGTATTAATACTATCTATGCGATGCGTAAAAAAGCCGTCGGGCTATTGGGCGCCGCTAAAGGTACTCGTAAGCCGTTGGCATTTGCCGAAGACACCGCAGTACCGCCTGAGAAGTTAGCTGATTTTATTATTGAATTTAGAGCGTTGCTCGATAGCCACCAATTACAATACGGCATGTTTGGTCATGTCGATGCAGGTGTATTGCATGTGCGACCAGCACTGGATATGTGCGATGTCGAAGATGAAAAATTGCTTAGAACCATTTCTGATCAAGTGGCAGATTTAACGCTTAAGTACGGCGGTTTAATGTGGGGAGAGCATGGGAAAGGTGTTCGTGGTGAATATGGCCCGGCGGTTTTTGGTGAGCATCTGTATGGTTTGCTAGAGGAAGTTAAAGGATTGTTTGATCCGCACAATAAGCTTAACCCAGGTAAATTAGTGGCACCCAAAAACAGCGGACCGATGATTTACAATGTCGACAGTGTTAAGCGCGGTAGCTTTGATAGACAAATTCCTATTCAAACTCGAAATGCATTTCCTGATGTGATGAATTGTAATGGTAATGGCCTGTGTTTTAACTACAGTGCATATTCGCCAATGTGTCCATCGTTTAAAGTGACCGGCGACCGAGTTCAATCCCCGAAAGGGCGTGCTGGACTTATGCGTGAATGGTTGCGTTTACTAGAAGCTGAAGGCATTGATGTTAATGAGCTGGCTCGTGCTAAGCCTTTAGGCTGGTTGCAAAGGGCGCAGAATAGCTTAAAAATAGATAAAGAGTACGACTATTCCCATGAAGTTATGGAGTCGCTTAAGGGCTGCTTAGCGTGTAAAGCGTGTTCAAGCCAGTGCCCAGTCAAAGTCGATGTGCCCAAGTTTAGAGCGCAATTCTTTGATATTTATTATCAGCGTTATTTGCGCCCAGCAAAAGACTACTTGGTTGCAGGCATCGAAGATTCACTGCCGTTGATGGCTACTGCACCTAAACTGGTTAATGCGGTATCACAGAACAGTTTGAGTAAGTGGGTTATCAAAAAATCACTTGGTTATGTTGATGCGCCCGCTTTATCTGTACCGACGTTAAAGCAACGTTTAGAAGGGCACCCAAGCCGTGGTTATGATTTAGCGGCACTGCAACAAATTCCAATATCGGAACGCAGTGAATACGTATTAGTAGTACAAGATCCCTTTAACAGCTTTTATGAGGCCGGAACGGTACTGCATTTTATACAGCTTATTGAAAAATTGGGGCTAAAACCTGTGCTACTGCCGTTTAAACCCAACGGAAAGCCTATTCATATTAAAGGTTTCTTGGACAAGTTTGCACGAACTGCTAAGTCGACTGCCGATTTCTTAAATGAGGTTGCTAAACTTAATATGCCCATGGTTGGAATTGACCCAGCCTTAGTGCTTTGCTATCGAGATGAGTATGCTGAAGTACTCGGTGGCGCAAGAGGCCAATTTCATGTTCAGTTATCAAATGAGTGGTTATTAGATGTACTAAAAACTGAGCCGAGGTTAACGCAAGGCGAACATGGAGCTCAAGACAGCGAGCTCGGTCACCCCGAGTTCACTTGGTTTAGCCACTGCACTGAATCAACGACCAAGCCAAATACCGCAAATGAGTGGCAAGGTATTTTTGAATATTTTGGCGCTAAGCTTAATACTGTTAGTCTAGGTTGTTGCGGTATGGCTGGGACTTATGGTCATGAAGCTGAAAACCTTGAGCGCTCAAAATCCTTGTATGCTATGTCTTGGGAGCAAACGTTATCGGAGCTACCTCAATCGCAAATATTAGTTTCAGGCTATTCCTGCAGAAGTCAGGTGAAACGTTTTGGCGGTTTTAAGCCAAAACATCCGATAGAAGCATTGTTAAATTTACTATAA
- the ppsA gene encoding phosphoenolpyruvate synthase: MQQYVLWYQELGMGDVNKVGGKNASLGEMISNLSNAGVQVPGGFATTSFAFNEFLEQSGLNQKIYEILDVLDVDDVNALATAGAQIRQWVIDTPFHPEFEQVVRDSYDKLAAETSDASFAVRSSATAEDMPDASFAGQQETFLNVKGYEAVLVATKHVFASLFNDRAISYRVHQGYDHKGVALSAGVQRMVRSDTASSGVMFTMDTESGNNDVVFITSSFGLGEMVVQGAVNPDEFYVHKPSLVAGHKAVVRRNIGSKLIQMVYSDDEAHGKQVKIEDIAADKRREFSINDAEVQELAKQAMTIEKHYGRPMDIEWAKDGSDGKLYIVQARPETVRSREDVQLIERYHLKTQGDVLCEGRSIGHKIGKGVAKVLKSIDDMDQIQPGDVLVTDMTDPDWEPIMKRASAIVTNRGGRTCHAAIIARELGVPAVVGCGDVTERIKNGQEVTVSCAEGDTGFIYDGLQDFEVVSSRVDSMPDLPMKVMMNVGNPDRAFDFARLPNEGVGLARLEFIINRMIGIHPKALLEFNQQTAELQEEIHEMIAGYESPVEYYVARLVEGIATIASAFHPKKVIVRMSDFKSNEYANLVGGDRYEPEEENPMLGFRGASRYISESFRDCFALECEAIKRVRNEMGLKNVEIMIPFVRTVSEAAQVIELLKEQGLERGKDGLRVIMMCELPSNALLADQFLEHFDGFSIGSNDLTQLTLGLDRDSGIISHLFDERNDAVKALLAMAIKAAKAKGAYVGICGQGPSDHNDFAAWLVEQGIDTVSLNPDTVIDTWLYLANAHTEA, translated from the coding sequence GTGCAGCAATACGTACTCTGGTATCAAGAATTAGGCATGGGTGACGTCAACAAGGTCGGCGGTAAGAACGCTTCTCTTGGTGAGATGATTAGCAATCTTTCAAATGCAGGTGTTCAAGTGCCTGGTGGATTTGCTACAACGTCTTTTGCGTTCAATGAATTCCTTGAACAAAGCGGACTTAACCAGAAGATATACGAAATTCTAGACGTTCTAGATGTAGATGACGTGAACGCACTCGCTACAGCCGGTGCACAGATCAGACAGTGGGTTATCGATACTCCATTCCACCCAGAATTTGAGCAAGTGGTTCGTGACTCTTACGACAAGCTTGCTGCTGAAACAAGCGACGCATCTTTTGCGGTTCGCTCTTCAGCTACTGCAGAAGATATGCCGGATGCATCTTTTGCAGGACAACAAGAAACATTCCTCAACGTTAAAGGTTATGAAGCCGTTCTAGTGGCAACTAAGCATGTATTTGCTTCTTTGTTTAACGACCGTGCTATTTCATACCGTGTTCACCAAGGATATGACCACAAAGGTGTTGCACTATCTGCTGGTGTTCAGCGCATGGTGCGTTCAGACACAGCATCTTCAGGTGTTATGTTCACTATGGACACTGAGTCTGGCAACAATGACGTGGTATTTATTACCTCTTCATTTGGCCTAGGCGAAATGGTTGTTCAAGGGGCAGTTAACCCAGATGAGTTTTATGTGCATAAACCAAGTTTAGTTGCTGGCCATAAAGCGGTTGTTCGCCGTAATATCGGTAGCAAGCTTATCCAGATGGTTTATTCAGACGATGAAGCTCATGGTAAGCAAGTTAAGATTGAAGATATCGCCGCTGATAAGCGCCGTGAATTCTCAATCAATGACGCAGAAGTACAAGAGCTTGCTAAGCAAGCGATGACAATCGAGAAGCACTACGGTCGTCCAATGGACATCGAGTGGGCAAAAGACGGTAGCGACGGTAAGTTGTATATTGTTCAAGCTCGCCCTGAAACTGTTCGTTCTCGTGAAGATGTACAGCTTATTGAGCGTTACCACCTTAAAACACAAGGTGATGTCCTTTGTGAAGGTCGTTCAATCGGTCACAAGATTGGTAAAGGCGTTGCTAAAGTCCTTAAGTCAATTGACGATATGGATCAAATCCAGCCAGGTGATGTGCTGGTTACTGACATGACAGACCCTGATTGGGAACCTATCATGAAGCGTGCAAGCGCTATTGTCACAAACCGTGGTGGCCGTACATGTCACGCTGCAATTATTGCACGTGAGCTTGGTGTTCCAGCGGTTGTTGGTTGTGGCGATGTCACTGAACGTATTAAGAACGGCCAAGAAGTGACGGTCTCTTGTGCCGAAGGTGATACTGGTTTCATTTACGACGGTCTGCAAGATTTCGAAGTGGTCTCATCACGTGTAGACTCTATGCCTGATCTTCCTATGAAGGTCATGATGAATGTGGGTAACCCAGACCGAGCATTTGATTTTGCTCGCCTTCCAAACGAAGGTGTTGGTCTTGCGCGTCTTGAGTTCATCATTAACCGAATGATTGGTATTCATCCTAAGGCACTACTTGAGTTCAACCAACAAACGGCTGAACTTCAAGAAGAGATCCACGAGATGATCGCCGGTTATGAGTCGCCAGTTGAGTACTATGTTGCTCGCTTGGTTGAAGGTATTGCGACTATTGCTTCTGCGTTCCATCCAAAGAAAGTGATTGTTCGTATGTCTGACTTTAAGTCAAACGAATACGCAAACCTTGTTGGTGGTGACCGTTATGAGCCAGAGGAAGAGAACCCAATGTTGGGCTTCCGTGGTGCTAGCCGTTATATCTCTGAATCCTTCCGTGATTGTTTTGCACTTGAGTGTGAAGCGATTAAGCGTGTGCGTAATGAGATGGGTCTTAAGAACGTTGAGATCATGATCCCGTTCGTTCGTACCGTGAGCGAAGCTGCACAAGTGATAGAGTTGCTTAAAGAGCAGGGCCTTGAGCGTGGTAAAGATGGCCTACGCGTTATCATGATGTGTGAGCTGCCATCAAATGCACTGCTTGCTGACCAGTTCCTTGAGCATTTCGACGGCTTCTCAATTGGTTCAAACGACTTAACCCAGCTGACTCTAGGTCTTGACCGAGATTCTGGCATTATTAGTCATCTATTTGATGAGCGTAATGACGCCGTTAAAGCACTACTTGCAATGGCGATTAAAGCGGCTAAAGCAAAAGGTGCTTACGTGGGTATTTGTGGTCAAGGTCCTTCAGACCACAATGACTTCGCAGCTTGGTTGGTTGAGCAAGGCATTGATACCGTATCGTTAAACCCAGATACCGTTATCGATACTTGGTTATATTTAGCCAACGCACATACCGAAGCTTAA
- the ppsR gene encoding posphoenolpyruvate synthetase regulatory kinase/phosphorylase PpsR, whose product MLRKVFYISDGTAITAEVFGHAVLSQFPLEFDALTIPFVETEKKAEAVKAQINDCFITTGERPLVFHSIVKAEIRNIIYSSEGLDYDFLNTFVAPLEKQLGIPATPALHRTHGKTNDSYEARIEAINYAMENDDGQTMKHMDKADLILLGVSRCGKTPSSLYLSMQFGIKAANYPFTEDDMDNLKLPDALKRNKDKLFGLTIDPVRLHEIRQSRMSDSRYSSLRQCRLEVKEVEMMYKRERIPFVNTTNHSVEEIATKILEATSLERHMF is encoded by the coding sequence ATGTTGCGTAAAGTATTCTATATCTCAGATGGTACTGCCATCACGGCAGAAGTGTTTGGTCATGCTGTTTTATCACAGTTTCCCCTTGAATTTGACGCACTTACAATTCCGTTCGTTGAAACAGAAAAAAAAGCTGAGGCAGTGAAGGCACAAATTAATGATTGTTTTATTACAACAGGTGAGCGCCCTCTTGTTTTCCATTCCATCGTAAAAGCAGAGATTAGAAACATCATCTATAGCAGTGAAGGTTTAGATTATGACTTTTTGAACACCTTTGTCGCGCCATTAGAGAAACAATTAGGCATACCTGCAACGCCAGCTTTACACCGAACTCATGGTAAAACCAATGACAGTTATGAAGCACGAATCGAAGCGATTAACTATGCAATGGAGAACGATGACGGCCAAACAATGAAGCATATGGATAAAGCAGACCTCATTCTACTAGGAGTGTCTCGTTGCGGTAAAACCCCCTCAAGCCTGTATCTATCGATGCAGTTTGGTATAAAGGCAGCCAACTATCCTTTTACTGAGGATGATATGGATAATTTAAAACTTCCGGATGCCTTAAAGCGCAACAAAGATAAGCTATTTGGTCTAACGATTGACCCTGTTCGTTTACATGAAATTCGCCAAAGCCGTATGTCGGACAGTCGTTACTCGTCACTGCGTCAATGTCGATTGGAAGTGAAAGAGGTCGAAATGATGTATAAAAGAGAGCGCATCCCCTTTGTAAACACAACAAATCACTCAGTTGAAGAGATTGCCACCAAAATCCTCGAAGCCACCAGTTTAGAACGCCACATGTTTTAA
- a CDS encoding 3-deoxy-7-phosphoheptulonate synthase has product MTIKTDELRTSLLCKVISPAQLASEYPLTQDAADYLVQQRHEVEAIINGDDQRLLVIIGPCSIHDTEAALEYAERLATLHQQYKDDLCILMRVYFEKPRTTVGWKGLISDPDLDGSFSPNKGLRKARHLLQQITELKLPIATEFLDMVNGQYIADLITWGAIGARTTESQIHREMASALSCPVGFKNGTDGNIDIAVDAVRAAQAPHIFYSPDKDGAMAVYRTHGNPYGHIILRGGKQPNYHSEDIEKAATQLDSVGVTQRMVVDFSHGNSQKKHKQQLNVADSIMQQMSQGSTAIAGIMAESFIEEGNQKVVAGEPLIYGKSITDACINWADSEILLHDLAKASRARIELLKK; this is encoded by the coding sequence ATGACCATTAAAACAGACGAACTACGCACCTCCCTTTTATGTAAGGTAATTTCACCTGCACAACTCGCTTCTGAATATCCTTTAACTCAAGATGCTGCTGACTACTTAGTACAGCAGCGACATGAAGTTGAAGCGATTATCAATGGCGACGATCAACGATTGCTGGTCATTATCGGCCCTTGTTCAATACATGATACTGAAGCTGCGCTCGAGTACGCTGAGCGCTTGGCTACATTGCACCAGCAATATAAAGATGACCTTTGCATTCTAATGCGCGTCTACTTTGAAAAGCCTCGTACTACCGTTGGTTGGAAAGGTCTGATTTCAGATCCCGATTTGGATGGTAGCTTTAGCCCGAATAAAGGCTTGCGTAAAGCACGTCACCTGTTGCAGCAGATCACTGAACTTAAGTTACCTATCGCTACAGAATTTCTTGATATGGTCAATGGTCAGTATATTGCCGACCTGATCACTTGGGGGGCAATTGGTGCTCGCACCACTGAAAGCCAAATTCATCGCGAAATGGCTTCTGCACTTTCATGCCCTGTCGGTTTTAAAAATGGTACTGATGGCAATATCGATATCGCTGTCGATGCGGTGCGAGCTGCACAAGCACCACATATCTTCTATTCGCCAGATAAAGATGGTGCAATGGCCGTTTACCGTACCCACGGTAACCCTTATGGCCACATCATCTTACGCGGCGGTAAGCAACCTAACTACCATAGCGAAGATATCGAAAAAGCCGCAACACAACTTGATAGTGTGGGCGTAACTCAACGTATGGTGGTTGACTTTAGCCATGGCAACAGTCAGAAAAAACACAAGCAACAGCTAAATGTCGCCGACTCAATCATGCAGCAGATGAGCCAAGGCTCAACCGCAATTGCTGGCATTATGGCAGAAAGCTTTATTGAGGAAGGTAATCAAAAAGTGGTTGCTGGAGAACCACTTATCTATGGTAAGAGTATTACCGATGCATGTATTAACTGGGCAGACTCTGAAATATTACTGCACGATCTAGCCAAAGCATCTCGCGCAAGAATCGAGTTATTGAAAAAATAG
- a CDS encoding GNAT family N-acetyltransferase translates to MYQIERKDKLSLQEQNVIWDGIEAFSQTKVPATGRQELAFVLRDNEGQLLGGVIGNYENSGWLWIDSLWVSADLRGQGYGIRLLDKIEAEARLNGCEHSHLTSFSYQAVEFYKRKGYRVFGEIEDYLPGHSRCWLRKNLV, encoded by the coding sequence ATGTACCAGATAGAGCGTAAAGATAAGTTATCACTGCAGGAACAAAATGTGATCTGGGATGGTATAGAGGCTTTTAGCCAAACTAAAGTTCCGGCAACAGGACGCCAAGAATTAGCATTTGTACTGCGAGATAATGAAGGACAATTGCTCGGTGGTGTTATAGGGAACTATGAAAATTCTGGATGGCTATGGATTGATTCTCTATGGGTATCGGCCGATCTTCGTGGTCAAGGATATGGCATCCGTTTATTAGATAAAATAGAGGCTGAAGCTCGGCTTAATGGATGTGAACATTCGCATTTAACCAGTTTTAGTTATCAAGCTGTCGAGTTCTATAAACGAAAAGGCTACCGCGTTTTTGGTGAAATTGAGGACTACCTTCCAGGGCATAGTCGGTGCTGGTTAAGAAAAAACTTAGTTTGA